The following coding sequences are from one Nicotiana tomentosiformis chromosome 3, ASM39032v3, whole genome shotgun sequence window:
- the LOC104108654 gene encoding mitochondrial import inner membrane translocase subunit TIM23-2 — protein MAYQHQSPNHNGENDDGKNRRLYNPYQDLHVPIQTLYKLPTSPEFLFQEESVAQRRSWGENLTYYTGIGYLGGAVVGAGKGFVDGVRASEPGDTMKLKINRILNGSGHTGRKFGNRAGVIGLLYAGMESGMVAIRDTDDVINSVVAGLGTGAFYRAAAGLRSAAVAGVIGGVVVGLGVTGKQALKRYVPI, from the coding sequence TCAGCACCAATCACCTAATCACAACGGCGAAAACGACGACGGCAAAAATCGCCGGCTCTATAACCCTTACCAAGACCTACACGTTCCAATTCAAACACTTTACAAGCTTCCAACTTCACCGGAGTTCCTTTTTCAGGAAGAATCCGTCGCCCAGCGTCGATCATGGGGTGAAAATTTGACCTACTACACCGGCATCGGTTATCTTGGCGGCGCCGTTGTCGGCGCCGGTAAAGGATTTGTTGACGGTGTGAGAGCTTCGGAGCCAGGTGACACCATGAAGCTTAAGATCAATAGAATCTTAAACGGGTCGGGTCATACGGGACGGAAGTTTGGGAATCGGGCCGGCGTTATTGGGCTGCTTTATGCTGGGATGGAGAGTGGGATGGTGGCTATTAGGGATACCGATGACGTCATCAACAGTGTGGTTGCTGGATTAGGGACTGGAGCTTTCTACAGGGCGGCGGCGGGGCTGAGGTCGGCGGCCGTGGCTGGGGTTATTGGCGGCGTGGTTGTTGGCTTGGGGGTCACCGGAAAACAGGCGCTAAAACGATATGTGCCGATCTAA